A single genomic interval of Orcinus orca chromosome 19, mOrcOrc1.1, whole genome shotgun sequence harbors:
- the ARL16 gene encoding ADP-ribosylation factor-like protein 16 isoform X2 has product MGPIWSSYYGNCHSLLFMVDTSNPTQLSASCVQLLALLSAEQLAEASVLILFNKIDLPCYMTIEEIQSLIRLPDLIACAKQNITTVEISARKGTGLSEVLRWLEDTHRTNG; this is encoded by the exons ATGGGCCCCATCTGGTCCAGTTACTATGGAAACTGTCATTCTCTCCTG TTCATGGTGGACACCTCTAACCCTACCCAGCTCTCTGCATCCTGTGTGCAGCTCCTGGCTCTCCTTTCGGCAGAACAACTTGCAGAAGCATCGGTTCTGATTCTCTTCAATAAAAT TGACCTGCCGTGTTACATGACCATAGAAGAGATACAGTCGTTAATCAGGCTCCCGGACCTCATTGCTTGTGCCAAGCAGAACATCACCACGGTAGAAATCAGTGCCCGGAAAGGCACTGGCTTGTCAGAAGTGCTGCGCTGGCTCGAGGACACCCACAGAACGAATGGTTGA
- the HGS gene encoding hepatocyte growth factor-regulated tyrosine kinase substrate isoform X2: MESVVKNCGQTVHDEVANKQTMEELKELLKRQVEVNVRNKILYLIQAWAHAFRNEPKYKVVQDTYQIMKVEGHVFPEFKESDAMFAAERAPDWVDAEECHRCRVQFGVMTRKHHCRACGQIFCGKCSSKYSTIPKFGIEKEVRVCEPCYEQLNKKAEGKAASTTELPPEYLTSPLSQQSQLPPKRDETALQEEEELQLALALSQSEAEEKERMRQKSAYAAYPKAEPTPVASSAPPASSLYSSPVNSSAPLAEDIDPELARYLNRNYWEKKQEEARKSPTPSAPVPLAEPAAQPGEAHTVPASVETSLPETDPQPVNPAGGPFSEQYQNGESEESHAQFLKALQNAVTTFVNRMKSNHVRGRSITNDSAVLSLFQSINGMHPQLLELLNQLDERRLYYEGLQDKLAQIRDARGALSALREEHREKLRRAAEEAERQRQIQLAQKLEIMRQKKQEYLEVQRQLAIQRLQEQEKERQMRLEQQKQTIQMRAQMPAFSLPYAQLQAMPAAGGVLYQPSGPASFAGTFSPAGSVEGSPMHTMYMSQPAPATSGPYPSMPGAAADPSMVSAYMYTAGAAGTQAAPQGPTGPTTSPAYSSYQPTPTQGYQNVASQAPQSLPAISQPPQSSTMGYMGSQSVSMGYQPYSMQNLMPTLPGQDAPLPPPQQPYISGQQPVYPQMAPSSGPPQQQPPVAQQPPPQGPPPQGSEAQLISFD; the protein is encoded by the exons ATGGAGTCCGTGGTGAAGAACTGTGGCCAGACGGTTCATGATGAGGTGGCGAACAAGCAGACCATGGAGGAGCTGAAGGAGCTGCTGAAG AGGCAGGTGGAAGTAAACGTCCGAAACAAGATCCTGTACCTGATTCAGGCCTGGGCGCATGCATTCCGGAACGAGCCCAAATACAAGGTCGTTCAGGACACGTACCAGATCATGAAGGTGGAAG GACACGTCTTTCCGGAGTTCAAGGAGAGCGATGCCATGTTTGCGGCGGAGAGA GCCCCCGACTGGGTGGATGCTGAGGAGTGCCACCGGTGCCGAGTGCAGTTCGGGGTCATGACCCGCAAG CACCACTGCCGGGCATGCGGCCAGATCTTCTGCGGCAAATGCTCCTCCAAGTATTCCACCATCCCCAAGTTTGGCATCGAGAAGGAGGTGCGTGTGTGCGAGCCCTGCTACGAGCAGCTCAACAA GAAAGCGGAGGGAAAGGCTGCCTCGACGACGGAGCTGCCCCCGGAGTACCTGACCAGCCCCCTGTCGCAGCAGTCCCAG CTGCCCCCAAAGAGGGATGAGACGGCCCTGCAAGAGGAAGAGGAGCTGCAGCTGGCCCTGGCCCTGTCGCAGTCCGAGGCTGAGGAGAAGGAGAGGATG AGACAGAAGTCGGCCTATGCCGCGTACCCCAAGGCGGAGCCCACACCTGTGGCCTCGTCAGCACCCCCCGCCAGCAGCCTGTACTCTTCGCCCGTG AACTCGTCGGCGCCTCTGGCTGAAGACATCGACCCCGAG CTCGCCCGGTACCTCAACCGGAACTACTGGGAGAAGAAGCAGGAGGAGGCTCGGAAGAGCCCCACGCCATCTGCACCAGTGCCTCTGGCAGAGCCCGCTGCCCAGCCTGGGGAGGCACACACAGTCCCTGCCAGTGTGGAG ACTTCCCTCCCGGAGACAGACCCTCAACCTGTAAATCCGGCCGGAGGCCCCTTTAGTGAG CAATACCAGAATGGGGAGTCGGAGGAGAGCCACGCACAGTTCCTGAAAGCCCTGCAGAATGCCGTCACCACCTTTGTCAACCGCATGAAGAGCAACCACGTGCGGGGCCGCAGCATCACCAATGACTCAGCCGTGCTGTCCCTTTTCCAGTCCATCAACGGCATGCACCCCCAGCTGCTCGAGCTGCTCAACCAGCTGGATGAGCGCAGGC tGTACTACGAGGGGCTGCAGGACAAGCTGGCGCAGATCCGTGACGCCCGGGGGGCACTCAGTGCCCTGCGGGAGGAGCACCGGGAGAAGCTGCGCCGCGCAGCCGAGGAGGCCGAGCGCCAGCGCCAGATCCAGCTGGCCCAGAAGCTGGAGATCATGCGGCAGAAGAAGCAG GAGTACCTGGAGGTGCAGCGGCAGCTGGCCATCCAGCGCCTGCAGGAGCAGGAGAAGGAGCGGCAGATGCGCCTGGAGCAGCAGAAGCAGACCATCCAGATGCGGGCCCAGATGCCAGCCTTCTCCCTGCCCTATGCCCAG CTCCAGGCCATGCCTGCAGCGGGGGGCGTGCTGTACCAGCCCTCTGGCCCAGCAAGCTTTGCGGGGACCTTCAGCCCGGCGGGCTCAGTGGAGGGCTCTCCCATGCACACCATGTACATGAGCCAGCCGGCCCCAGCCACCAGCGGCCCCTACCCCAGCATGCCTGGGGCCGCAGCAG aTCCCAGCATGGTAAGCGCTTACATGTACACAGCAGGGGCCGCTGGCACGCAGGCAGCCCCTCAGGGCCCCACCGGGCCCACCACCAGCCCAGCCTACTCATCCTACCAGCCCACTCCCACGCAGGGCTATCAG AACGTGGCTTCCCAGGCCCCGCAGAGCCTCCCGGCCATCTCCCAGCCTCCACAGTCCAGCACCATGGGCTACATGGGGAGCCAGTCAGTGTCCATGGGCTACCAGCCTTACAGCATGCAG AATCTCATGCCCACCCTCCCCGGCCAAGACGCACCTCTGCCGCCCCCGCAGCAGCCCTACATCTCGGGGCAGCAGCCCGTGTACCCGCAG ATGGCGCCCTCTAGCGGCCCTCCCCAGCAGCAGCCCCCAGTGGCCCAGCAGCCGCCGCCACAGGGGCCGCCGCCACAGGGCAGCGAAGCCCAGCTCATCTCGTTTGACTGA
- the HGS gene encoding hepatocyte growth factor-regulated tyrosine kinase substrate isoform X3 gives MPAAPDWVDAEECHRCRVQFGVMTRKHHCRACGQIFCGKCSSKYSTIPKFGIEKEVRVCEPCYEQLNKKAEGKAASTTELPPEYLTSPLSQQSQLPPKRDETALQEEEELQLALALSQSEAEEKERMRQKSAYAAYPKAEPTPVASSAPPASSLYSSPVNSSAPLAEDIDPELARYLNRNYWEKKQEEARKSPTPSAPVPLAEPAAQPGEAHTVPASVETSLPETDPQPVNPAGGPFSEQYQNGESEESHAQFLKALQNAVTTFVNRMKSNHVRGRSITNDSAVLSLFQSINGMHPQLLELLNQLDERRLYYEGLQDKLAQIRDARGALSALREEHREKLRRAAEEAERQRQIQLAQKLEIMRQKKQEYLEVQRQLAIQRLQEQEKERQMRLEQQKQTIQMRAQMPAFSLPYAQLQAMPAAGGVLYQPSGPASFAGTFSPAGSVEGSPMHTMYMSQPAPATSGPYPSMPGAAADPSMVSAYMYTAGAAGTQAAPQGPTGPTTSPAYSSYQPTPTQGYQNVASQAPQSLPAISQPPQSSTMGYMGSQSVSMGYQPYSMQNLMPTLPGQDAPLPPPQQPYISGQQPVYPQMAPSSGPPQQQPPVAQQPPPQGPPPQGSEAQLISFD, from the exons ATGCCTGCA GCCCCCGACTGGGTGGATGCTGAGGAGTGCCACCGGTGCCGAGTGCAGTTCGGGGTCATGACCCGCAAG CACCACTGCCGGGCATGCGGCCAGATCTTCTGCGGCAAATGCTCCTCCAAGTATTCCACCATCCCCAAGTTTGGCATCGAGAAGGAGGTGCGTGTGTGCGAGCCCTGCTACGAGCAGCTCAACAA GAAAGCGGAGGGAAAGGCTGCCTCGACGACGGAGCTGCCCCCGGAGTACCTGACCAGCCCCCTGTCGCAGCAGTCCCAG CTGCCCCCAAAGAGGGATGAGACGGCCCTGCAAGAGGAAGAGGAGCTGCAGCTGGCCCTGGCCCTGTCGCAGTCCGAGGCTGAGGAGAAGGAGAGGATG AGACAGAAGTCGGCCTATGCCGCGTACCCCAAGGCGGAGCCCACACCTGTGGCCTCGTCAGCACCCCCCGCCAGCAGCCTGTACTCTTCGCCCGTG AACTCGTCGGCGCCTCTGGCTGAAGACATCGACCCCGAG CTCGCCCGGTACCTCAACCGGAACTACTGGGAGAAGAAGCAGGAGGAGGCTCGGAAGAGCCCCACGCCATCTGCACCAGTGCCTCTGGCAGAGCCCGCTGCCCAGCCTGGGGAGGCACACACAGTCCCTGCCAGTGTGGAG ACTTCCCTCCCGGAGACAGACCCTCAACCTGTAAATCCGGCCGGAGGCCCCTTTAGTGAG CAATACCAGAATGGGGAGTCGGAGGAGAGCCACGCACAGTTCCTGAAAGCCCTGCAGAATGCCGTCACCACCTTTGTCAACCGCATGAAGAGCAACCACGTGCGGGGCCGCAGCATCACCAATGACTCAGCCGTGCTGTCCCTTTTCCAGTCCATCAACGGCATGCACCCCCAGCTGCTCGAGCTGCTCAACCAGCTGGATGAGCGCAGGC tGTACTACGAGGGGCTGCAGGACAAGCTGGCGCAGATCCGTGACGCCCGGGGGGCACTCAGTGCCCTGCGGGAGGAGCACCGGGAGAAGCTGCGCCGCGCAGCCGAGGAGGCCGAGCGCCAGCGCCAGATCCAGCTGGCCCAGAAGCTGGAGATCATGCGGCAGAAGAAGCAG GAGTACCTGGAGGTGCAGCGGCAGCTGGCCATCCAGCGCCTGCAGGAGCAGGAGAAGGAGCGGCAGATGCGCCTGGAGCAGCAGAAGCAGACCATCCAGATGCGGGCCCAGATGCCAGCCTTCTCCCTGCCCTATGCCCAG CTCCAGGCCATGCCTGCAGCGGGGGGCGTGCTGTACCAGCCCTCTGGCCCAGCAAGCTTTGCGGGGACCTTCAGCCCGGCGGGCTCAGTGGAGGGCTCTCCCATGCACACCATGTACATGAGCCAGCCGGCCCCAGCCACCAGCGGCCCCTACCCCAGCATGCCTGGGGCCGCAGCAG aTCCCAGCATGGTAAGCGCTTACATGTACACAGCAGGGGCCGCTGGCACGCAGGCAGCCCCTCAGGGCCCCACCGGGCCCACCACCAGCCCAGCCTACTCATCCTACCAGCCCACTCCCACGCAGGGCTATCAG AACGTGGCTTCCCAGGCCCCGCAGAGCCTCCCGGCCATCTCCCAGCCTCCACAGTCCAGCACCATGGGCTACATGGGGAGCCAGTCAGTGTCCATGGGCTACCAGCCTTACAGCATGCAG AATCTCATGCCCACCCTCCCCGGCCAAGACGCACCTCTGCCGCCCCCGCAGCAGCCCTACATCTCGGGGCAGCAGCCCGTGTACCCGCAG ATGGCGCCCTCTAGCGGCCCTCCCCAGCAGCAGCCCCCAGTGGCCCAGCAGCCGCCGCCACAGGGGCCGCCGCCACAGGGCAGCGAAGCCCAGCTCATCTCGTTTGACTGA
- the MRPL12 gene encoding 39S ribosomal protein L12, mitochondrial: MLPAAASLLWGPCLRLRAAALRLARQQVPRVCSVRLMRCSSHRGGEALAGAPLDNTPKEYPPKIQQLVQDIASLTLLEISDLNELLKKTLKIQDVGFMPMGGVVPGAAPAAAAPEAAEEDIPKPKEQTHFTVRLTEAKPVDKVKLIKEIKNFVQGINLVQAKKLVESLPREIKANVAKAEAEKIKAALEAVGGTVVLE, encoded by the exons ATGCTGCCGGCGGCCGCAAGCCTCCTATGGGGGCCGTGTCTTAGGCTTCGAGCCGCCGCCCTCCGCCTCGCCAG GCAACAGGTACCTCGTGTCTGCTCCGTGCGCCTGATGAGATGCAGCAGCCATCGAGGGGGGGAGGCCCTTGCTGGTGCCCCCCTGGATAACACCCCCAAGGAGTACCCCCCCAAGATCCAGCAGCTGGTCCAGGACATTGCCAGCCTCACGCTGCTGGAGATCTCAGACCTCAACGAGCTCCTGAAG AAAACGTTGAAGATCCAGGATGTGGGGTTCATGCCGATGGGTGGCGTGGTGCCTGGTGCTGCCCCTGCCGCAGCAGCCCCCGAG GCAGCAGAAGAAGACATCCCCAAACCAAAAGAACAGACGCATTTCACCGTCCGCCTGACAGAGGCAAAACCTGTGGACAAGGTGAAGCTGATCAAGGAAATCAAGAACTTCGTCCAGGGCATCAACCTCGTCCAG GCAAAGAAGCTGGTGGAATCCCTGCCTCGGGAAATCAAAGCCAATGTGGCCAAGGCCGAGGCCGAGAAGATCAAGGCGGCCCTAGAGGCGGTGGGCGGCACCGTGGTTCTGGAGTAG
- the ARL16 gene encoding ADP-ribosylation factor-like protein 16 isoform X1: protein MCLLLGATGVGKTLLVKRLQKLSSRDGKGDLGDLPPTRPTVGTNLTDIVAQRRITIRELGGCMGPIWSSYYGNCHSLLFMVDTSNPTQLSASCVQLLALLSAEQLAEASVLILFNKIDLPCYMTIEEIQSLIRLPDLIACAKQNITTVEISARKGTGLSEVLRWLEDTHRTNG from the exons ATGTGTCTTCTGCTCGGGGCCACGGGTGTGGGGAAGACGCTGTTGGTGAAACGCTTGCAGA AGCTGAGCTCCCGGGATGGGAAGGGCGACCTGGGCGATCTTCCCCCCACGCGGCCCACG GTGGGTACCAACCTAACGGACATCGTGGCTCAGAGAAGGATCACCATCCGGGAGCTGGGCGGGTGCATGGGCCCCATCTGGTCCAGTTACTATGGAAACTGTCATTCTCTCCTG TTCATGGTGGACACCTCTAACCCTACCCAGCTCTCTGCATCCTGTGTGCAGCTCCTGGCTCTCCTTTCGGCAGAACAACTTGCAGAAGCATCGGTTCTGATTCTCTTCAATAAAAT TGACCTGCCGTGTTACATGACCATAGAAGAGATACAGTCGTTAATCAGGCTCCCGGACCTCATTGCTTGTGCCAAGCAGAACATCACCACGGTAGAAATCAGTGCCCGGAAAGGCACTGGCTTGTCAGAAGTGCTGCGCTGGCTCGAGGACACCCACAGAACGAATGGTTGA
- the HGS gene encoding hepatocyte growth factor-regulated tyrosine kinase substrate isoform X1: MGRGSGTFERLLDKATSQLLLETDWESILQICDLIRQGDTQAKYAVSSIKKKVNDKNPHVALYALEVMESVVKNCGQTVHDEVANKQTMEELKELLKRQVEVNVRNKILYLIQAWAHAFRNEPKYKVVQDTYQIMKVEGHVFPEFKESDAMFAAERAPDWVDAEECHRCRVQFGVMTRKHHCRACGQIFCGKCSSKYSTIPKFGIEKEVRVCEPCYEQLNKKAEGKAASTTELPPEYLTSPLSQQSQLPPKRDETALQEEEELQLALALSQSEAEEKERMRQKSAYAAYPKAEPTPVASSAPPASSLYSSPVNSSAPLAEDIDPELARYLNRNYWEKKQEEARKSPTPSAPVPLAEPAAQPGEAHTVPASVETSLPETDPQPVNPAGGPFSEQYQNGESEESHAQFLKALQNAVTTFVNRMKSNHVRGRSITNDSAVLSLFQSINGMHPQLLELLNQLDERRLYYEGLQDKLAQIRDARGALSALREEHREKLRRAAEEAERQRQIQLAQKLEIMRQKKQEYLEVQRQLAIQRLQEQEKERQMRLEQQKQTIQMRAQMPAFSLPYAQLQAMPAAGGVLYQPSGPASFAGTFSPAGSVEGSPMHTMYMSQPAPATSGPYPSMPGAAADPSMVSAYMYTAGAAGTQAAPQGPTGPTTSPAYSSYQPTPTQGYQNVASQAPQSLPAISQPPQSSTMGYMGSQSVSMGYQPYSMQNLMPTLPGQDAPLPPPQQPYISGQQPVYPQMAPSSGPPQQQPPVAQQPPPQGPPPQGSEAQLISFD; this comes from the exons ATGGGGCGCGGCAGCGGCACCTTCGAGCGTCTCCTAG ACAAAGCGACCAGCCAACTTCTTCTGGAGACCGACTGGGAGTCCATCCTCCAGATCTGCGACCTGATCCGCCAGGGGGACACGCA AGCAAAATATGCAGTGAGCTCCATCAAGAAGAAAGTCAATGACAAGAATCCCCACGTGGCCTTGTATGCTCTAGAG GTCATGGAGTCCGTGGTGAAGAACTGTGGCCAGACGGTTCATGATGAGGTGGCGAACAAGCAGACCATGGAGGAGCTGAAGGAGCTGCTGAAG AGGCAGGTGGAAGTAAACGTCCGAAACAAGATCCTGTACCTGATTCAGGCCTGGGCGCATGCATTCCGGAACGAGCCCAAATACAAGGTCGTTCAGGACACGTACCAGATCATGAAGGTGGAAG GACACGTCTTTCCGGAGTTCAAGGAGAGCGATGCCATGTTTGCGGCGGAGAGA GCCCCCGACTGGGTGGATGCTGAGGAGTGCCACCGGTGCCGAGTGCAGTTCGGGGTCATGACCCGCAAG CACCACTGCCGGGCATGCGGCCAGATCTTCTGCGGCAAATGCTCCTCCAAGTATTCCACCATCCCCAAGTTTGGCATCGAGAAGGAGGTGCGTGTGTGCGAGCCCTGCTACGAGCAGCTCAACAA GAAAGCGGAGGGAAAGGCTGCCTCGACGACGGAGCTGCCCCCGGAGTACCTGACCAGCCCCCTGTCGCAGCAGTCCCAG CTGCCCCCAAAGAGGGATGAGACGGCCCTGCAAGAGGAAGAGGAGCTGCAGCTGGCCCTGGCCCTGTCGCAGTCCGAGGCTGAGGAGAAGGAGAGGATG AGACAGAAGTCGGCCTATGCCGCGTACCCCAAGGCGGAGCCCACACCTGTGGCCTCGTCAGCACCCCCCGCCAGCAGCCTGTACTCTTCGCCCGTG AACTCGTCGGCGCCTCTGGCTGAAGACATCGACCCCGAG CTCGCCCGGTACCTCAACCGGAACTACTGGGAGAAGAAGCAGGAGGAGGCTCGGAAGAGCCCCACGCCATCTGCACCAGTGCCTCTGGCAGAGCCCGCTGCCCAGCCTGGGGAGGCACACACAGTCCCTGCCAGTGTGGAG ACTTCCCTCCCGGAGACAGACCCTCAACCTGTAAATCCGGCCGGAGGCCCCTTTAGTGAG CAATACCAGAATGGGGAGTCGGAGGAGAGCCACGCACAGTTCCTGAAAGCCCTGCAGAATGCCGTCACCACCTTTGTCAACCGCATGAAGAGCAACCACGTGCGGGGCCGCAGCATCACCAATGACTCAGCCGTGCTGTCCCTTTTCCAGTCCATCAACGGCATGCACCCCCAGCTGCTCGAGCTGCTCAACCAGCTGGATGAGCGCAGGC tGTACTACGAGGGGCTGCAGGACAAGCTGGCGCAGATCCGTGACGCCCGGGGGGCACTCAGTGCCCTGCGGGAGGAGCACCGGGAGAAGCTGCGCCGCGCAGCCGAGGAGGCCGAGCGCCAGCGCCAGATCCAGCTGGCCCAGAAGCTGGAGATCATGCGGCAGAAGAAGCAG GAGTACCTGGAGGTGCAGCGGCAGCTGGCCATCCAGCGCCTGCAGGAGCAGGAGAAGGAGCGGCAGATGCGCCTGGAGCAGCAGAAGCAGACCATCCAGATGCGGGCCCAGATGCCAGCCTTCTCCCTGCCCTATGCCCAG CTCCAGGCCATGCCTGCAGCGGGGGGCGTGCTGTACCAGCCCTCTGGCCCAGCAAGCTTTGCGGGGACCTTCAGCCCGGCGGGCTCAGTGGAGGGCTCTCCCATGCACACCATGTACATGAGCCAGCCGGCCCCAGCCACCAGCGGCCCCTACCCCAGCATGCCTGGGGCCGCAGCAG aTCCCAGCATGGTAAGCGCTTACATGTACACAGCAGGGGCCGCTGGCACGCAGGCAGCCCCTCAGGGCCCCACCGGGCCCACCACCAGCCCAGCCTACTCATCCTACCAGCCCACTCCCACGCAGGGCTATCAG AACGTGGCTTCCCAGGCCCCGCAGAGCCTCCCGGCCATCTCCCAGCCTCCACAGTCCAGCACCATGGGCTACATGGGGAGCCAGTCAGTGTCCATGGGCTACCAGCCTTACAGCATGCAG AATCTCATGCCCACCCTCCCCGGCCAAGACGCACCTCTGCCGCCCCCGCAGCAGCCCTACATCTCGGGGCAGCAGCCCGTGTACCCGCAG ATGGCGCCCTCTAGCGGCCCTCCCCAGCAGCAGCCCCCAGTGGCCCAGCAGCCGCCGCCACAGGGGCCGCCGCCACAGGGCAGCGAAGCCCAGCTCATCTCGTTTGACTGA